From the genome of Pyrobaculum sp. 3827-6, one region includes:
- a CDS encoding acyltransferase yields the protein MGFVSRKATIQARYVSPEAYIYGPTVVGRDSFIDAAVIGYPTRQKILKGFSSPDEVSEGARIGESVIIRSGAVIYENVEIGDGCEFGHNVLVRELSRIGRGVRIGTQAIIEREVKIGDRAWIQSMVYIPNGTVIEEDVFIGPNAVITNDKYPPSKRLAPVVIRRGAVIGANSTLVAGVEIGEGAVVAAGAVVTRDVPPGVVVAGVPARVVGKAEEYLRRRSIYEQSQ from the coding sequence ATGGGATTCGTGTCCCGAAAGGCCACTATCCAGGCCCGCTACGTCTCGCCAGAGGCGTATATATATGGACCCACCGTGGTGGGGAGGGACAGCTTTATAGACGCCGCTGTGATAGGCTACCCAACACGCCAGAAGATACTCAAGGGCTTCTCCTCCCCCGACGAGGTCAGCGAGGGGGCCAGAATCGGCGAGTCCGTAATCATTAGGAGCGGCGCCGTGATCTACGAAAATGTGGAGATTGGAGATGGGTGCGAGTTCGGCCACAATGTGCTGGTTAGGGAGCTGTCCAGGATTGGGAGGGGGGTGAGGATCGGCACGCAGGCCATAATCGAGCGTGAGGTTAAGATCGGGGATAGGGCGTGGATCCAGTCCATGGTCTACATCCCCAACGGCACGGTGATAGAGGAAGACGTCTTCATCGGCCCCAACGCCGTTATAACAAACGACAAGTACCCCCCAAGCAAGAGGCTGGCCCCGGTTGTCATAAGGAGGGGGGCTGTGATCGGCGCCAACTCCACCCTAGTCGCTGGCGTGGAGATAGGCGAGGGCGCGGTGGTGGCCGCCGGCGCCGTGGTCACGAGAGACGTGCCCCCCGGCGTAGTGGTAGCAGGCGTGCCGGCCCGGGTGGTGGGGAAAGCCGAGGAGTACCTAAGGAGGAGGAGCATCTACGAACAAAGCCAGTGA
- a CDS encoding M42 family metallopeptidase, producing MELEALTKALGVSGFEDEVRQRILNIAGGAEVDEFGNVTLRGRSKVAFVAHMDEIGLLVTNIEEDGRLRFRKVGGVDDKILPGSSVVLYGDGFRVEGVIGVAPPHFQQQQQQVTWQDLYIDVGASSRQEAEAMGIAPMTPAAFSRRYVEMGRYVSATALDDRAGCWALLEAYRRGAPATFIWTVQEEVGLMGARAVSKNLDVKYAVVVDTTACCHPNWTGGVKPGNGPVLRIFDNYGAFNNKLAKKVLEVAKRRGIPIQIGSGGGGTDAAAFFVSGIPSVAIGILTKYSHSPVEMAHREDLRNTVELIVALAEELG from the coding sequence ATGGAATTGGAAGCTCTTACCAAGGCGCTGGGGGTATCCGGCTTCGAGGACGAGGTGAGGCAGAGAATTCTAAACATCGCGGGCGGGGCCGAAGTCGACGAATTTGGCAACGTCACCCTGCGGGGGAGATCTAAGGTGGCTTTCGTAGCGCACATGGACGAGATCGGGCTCCTCGTGACTAACATAGAGGAGGATGGGAGGCTGAGGTTTAGGAAGGTGGGCGGAGTCGACGACAAAATCCTCCCCGGCTCCTCGGTGGTCCTCTACGGCGACGGCTTCCGGGTGGAGGGGGTGATCGGAGTGGCGCCGCCGCACTTCCAACAACAGCAACAGCAGGTGACTTGGCAAGACCTCTACATAGACGTGGGGGCCTCCAGCCGGCAGGAGGCGGAGGCCATGGGCATCGCCCCCATGACCCCCGCCGCATTTTCGCGGCGGTATGTCGAGATGGGGAGGTATGTCTCCGCCACCGCGCTTGACGACAGGGCGGGTTGCTGGGCGCTTCTCGAGGCGTACAGAAGGGGCGCCCCGGCGACTTTTATATGGACTGTGCAGGAGGAGGTGGGGCTGATGGGGGCCAGAGCCGTTTCTAAAAACCTAGACGTGAAATACGCCGTTGTGGTGGACACCACCGCCTGTTGCCACCCCAACTGGACTGGGGGCGTCAAGCCGGGGAACGGCCCCGTGTTGAGAATATTCGACAACTACGGCGCGTTCAACAACAAGCTAGCCAAGAAGGTGCTGGAGGTGGCCAAGAGGCGCGGGATACCTATACAGATCGGCTCCGGCGGAGGGGGGACGGACGCGGCGGCCTTCTTCGTCTCGGGCATCCCCTCTGTCGCAATTGGCATACTCACCAAGTACTCACACTCACCAGTTGAGATGGCCCACAGGGAAGATCTGAGAAACACAGTGGAGCTAATAGTGGCGCTTGCAGAAGAGCTAGGCTAA
- a CDS encoding nucleoside phosphorylase, with translation MPYHIRAERGDVAPVVIGVGDPARARLFASLMEEARLVNEHRYPVYTGRVKGKRITVAAHGIGGPSAAIALEELRMLGMEIFVRIGTAGSFGGLEVGDVLVAAAAAAPAGGVLGAYFPGYSPPLAADPHLTVRLAQSLRAPVGYVVSSDAFYAEDPHFVEYWRARGAAAVEMECATAMALGWLRGFKTGCVLVISNVVGRHDVVDLSARFRDVFLKVVEALDITTQ, from the coding sequence GTGCCTTACCACATCCGCGCGGAGCGTGGGGATGTGGCCCCCGTGGTTATAGGCGTGGGGGACCCCGCCAGGGCTAGGCTATTCGCGTCTCTAATGGAGGAGGCGAGACTAGTCAACGAGCATAGATACCCAGTCTACACCGGCCGCGTCAAGGGGAAGAGGATAACAGTGGCCGCCCACGGCATAGGCGGCCCCTCCGCCGCCATAGCCCTGGAGGAGTTGAGAATGCTCGGCATGGAGATCTTCGTGAGGATAGGCACCGCGGGCTCCTTCGGCGGGTTGGAGGTGGGCGACGTCTTGGTGGCGGCCGCCGCCGCGGCGCCCGCCGGCGGGGTGCTGGGGGCCTACTTCCCCGGCTACAGCCCTCCCCTGGCCGCGGATCCCCACCTCACTGTGAGGCTGGCCCAGTCCCTCAGGGCGCCGGTCGGCTACGTGGTCTCCAGCGACGCCTTCTACGCAGAGGACCCCCACTTTGTAGAATACTGGCGGGCCCGGGGGGCCGCCGCGGTGGAGATGGAATGCGCCACGGCGATGGCGCTTGGGTGGCTTCGGGGGTTTAAAACGGGGTGTGTCCTTGTTATTTCGAATGTGGTGGGGAGGCACGACGTGGTGGATCTATCGGCGAGGTTTAGAGATGTGTTTCTCAAGGTAGTTGAGGCTCTTGACATCACTACTCAGTAG
- a CDS encoding lysine exporter LysO family protein → MLYVSLVKYLGAIAAGYALGKALRRRPPPWLFTAVVTVLVFFVAANASEVVLRNVGGFLFVSSIYALALVLASATLGSALDRGGAASSAQRPAITLYVVFALAAGFAAGSVAKLDYSSAVDPLLIVLLLAAGADMAGVGVRFEISMLAAPAISLAATAVVAPLFTLLFNITPAVAFGMGWYSFTGPYLAAAGDAAGGAYGLLVNFLREQLTFVLAPLLARRFGKVGVLAMGGATTMDNTLPLYTALYGSSFSIYAFANGVVLTVLVPIIVPLIHQIYTNIV, encoded by the coding sequence GTGCTCTACGTCTCGCTGGTGAAGTACCTAGGAGCCATCGCGGCGGGCTACGCGCTAGGCAAGGCGCTTAGGAGACGCCCGCCGCCGTGGTTATTCACGGCAGTCGTCACTGTGCTGGTTTTCTTCGTGGCGGCCAACGCCTCAGAGGTTGTGTTGAGAAATGTGGGGGGGTTCCTGTTCGTGTCTTCCATATACGCCCTGGCTCTGGTGCTGGCCTCTGCTACGCTGGGCTCGGCACTCGACAGAGGCGGCGCCGCCAGCTCCGCCCAGAGGCCGGCCATCACGCTCTACGTCGTCTTCGCCCTAGCCGCCGGCTTCGCCGCAGGCTCCGTGGCGAAGCTTGACTACTCATCTGCGGTTGACCCCCTCCTTATTGTATTGCTGTTGGCTGCGGGCGCCGACATGGCGGGGGTGGGGGTCAGGTTTGAGATATCTATGCTGGCGGCCCCGGCGATTTCCCTCGCGGCTACCGCCGTGGTTGCGCCGTTATTCACACTGTTGTTCAACATCACGCCGGCCGTGGCCTTCGGCATGGGGTGGTACAGCTTCACCGGGCCCTACCTGGCGGCGGCGGGAGACGCCGCGGGAGGCGCCTACGGGTTGCTGGTCAACTTCCTCCGCGAACAGCTCACCTTCGTACTGGCCCCCCTGCTGGCTAGGCGGTTTGGCAAAGTCGGCGTCTTGGCAATGGGGGGCGCCACCACAATGGACAACACGCTACCGCTGTACACAGCGCTTTACGGATCCTCCTTTTCTATATACGCATTTGCCAACGGCGTGGTGCTAACCGTGCTGGTTCCCATAATCGTACCATTAATACATCAAATCTACACTAACATTGTATAA
- a CDS encoding UbiX family flavin prenyltransferase: protein MRVFLGITGASGVIYGVKVLELLKKSGVEVHLSMSKTAEKVLKLETDLDAEYVKSMADYVWDEADLSAPPASGSYPIDAVAVVPCSTKTLAAIANGLSLNLIVRAAEVGLKERRRVVLVIRESPLSLVHIRNMELVTMAGAVVMPAAPGFYTRPKTIDELVTTFAGRVLDQLGIRHNYTPRWRA from the coding sequence ATGAGGGTTTTCCTGGGCATCACCGGGGCCTCTGGCGTGATCTACGGCGTCAAGGTGCTGGAGCTGTTGAAGAAGTCGGGTGTGGAGGTTCACCTCTCCATGTCGAAGACGGCTGAGAAGGTGCTGAAGCTCGAGACGGATCTCGACGCCGAGTATGTGAAGTCCATGGCCGACTATGTGTGGGACGAGGCGGATCTATCAGCTCCGCCGGCGTCGGGTAGCTACCCCATTGACGCGGTGGCGGTGGTGCCGTGCTCTACCAAGACCCTGGCGGCAATTGCGAACGGCCTCTCGCTGAATCTCATCGTAAGAGCCGCTGAGGTGGGGCTGAAGGAGAGGAGGAGGGTGGTTCTCGTAATTAGGGAGAGCCCCCTGTCGCTGGTCCACATTAGAAACATGGAGCTGGTCACCATGGCGGGCGCCGTCGTGATGCCCGCGGCGCCTGGCTTCTACACGAGACCTAAAACCATAGACGAGCTAGTCACTACGTTTGCCGGAAGGGTACTTGATCAGCTCGGGATTAGACACAACTACACCCCCAGGTGGAGGGCCTAG
- a CDS encoding ribbon-helix-helix domain-containing protein, protein MPRRKSKVPLERVSLRLPSELIMRIDRLVEKGLFKSRSQLVKHALREMLKEPRFQEVINEKEDDFPTLRGR, encoded by the coding sequence ATGCCTCGAAGGAAGAGCAAGGTGCCGCTGGAGAGGGTATCCCTGAGGCTACCCTCCGAGTTGATAATGAGGATAGACCGCCTGGTGGAGAAAGGTCTTTTCAAGAGCCGTAGCCAGCTGGTGAAGCACGCCTTAAGAGAAATGCTGAAGGAGCCGAGGTTCCAAGAGGTGATAAACGAAAAAGAGGACGACTTCCCCACTCTGAGAGGCAGATAA
- the hxlB gene encoding 6-phospho-3-hexuloisomerase translates to MTKYFKQAYLEIANFILQSLDKLNLDAIETFIKTIEELYRLNKKILVVGVGRSGLVGRAFAMRLRHLGARSYVLGETITPSVEEGDMVVAISGSGTTQIVVAAAEAAKKMKAKVAAITTYPDSPLGKLADIVVFVPGRTKVASMDDYFARQILGIHEPLSPLGTLFEDTAMVVLDAVIADLMKRLGKNEAELAKRHANIEVP, encoded by the coding sequence GTGACTAAATACTTTAAACAGGCATATTTAGAAATTGCGAATTTTATACTTCAGTCGCTAGATAAGCTAAATCTAGATGCAATTGAGACATTTATAAAAACAATAGAAGAATTGTATAGGCTCAACAAGAAGATTCTAGTCGTGGGCGTGGGGAGGAGCGGGCTGGTGGGTAGGGCCTTCGCCATGAGGCTTAGACACCTAGGGGCGAGGTCCTACGTGCTGGGGGAGACGATTACCCCATCGGTGGAGGAGGGTGATATGGTGGTGGCGATTTCGGGAAGCGGCACCACCCAGATAGTCGTCGCCGCGGCTGAGGCGGCGAAGAAGATGAAGGCCAAGGTGGCGGCCATCACTACGTACCCCGACTCGCCCCTCGGCAAGCTGGCGGACATCGTGGTGTTTGTCCCGGGCAGGACTAAGGTGGCTTCGATGGACGACTACTTCGCACGCCAGATACTGGGCATACACGAGCCGCTGTCCCCCCTAGGCACCCTTTTCGAAGACACCGCCATGGTTGTGCTAGACGCCGTAATTGCCGACCTCATGAAGCGGCTGGGGAAAAACGAGGCGGAGCTAGCCAAGAGACACGCAAATATTGAAGTGCCTTGA
- the speD gene encoding adenosylmethionine decarboxylase — protein sequence MAGGVGGRVVVGRHVYGNLYGCDSHVLGDEAALITIVKEAVKVANAMLLSIGSYRFGPNGGLTVFAVVAESHISIHTWPEHGFATVDVYTCGDHTDPKAAFDYIVSQLKPRRLEVFFGDRSMYRE from the coding sequence ATGGCGGGGGGCGTGGGGGGTAGGGTAGTAGTGGGGAGGCATGTGTATGGCAACCTGTATGGATGCGACTCTCACGTGCTTGGCGACGAGGCGGCGCTGATTACAATTGTAAAAGAGGCTGTGAAGGTGGCTAATGCAATGTTGCTTTCAATAGGTTCATATAGATTTGGGCCCAACGGCGGGCTCACTGTCTTTGCGGTGGTGGCGGAGAGCCACATATCTATACACACGTGGCCTGAGCACGGCTTCGCGACGGTTGATGTATATACCTGTGGCGACCACACGGACCCTAAGGCCGCGTTTGACTACATAGTATCTCAGCTAAAGCCCAGGCGGCTAGAGGTCTTCTTTGGAGATAGGTCGATGTATAGAGAATAA
- the acnA gene encoding aconitate hydratase AcnA, translating to MHVEKFALGGTTYRYFPLKALEREGYDVARLPYSIRVLLENVMRNLDGRDVTREHLERLARWNPKAPEGEVAIKISRVVMQDYTGVPAVVDLATMRDIAVKMGKDPSLVNPQVPVDLIIDHSVQVDFWGSREALRRNLELEITRNRERYRFLKWAQQAFRNLRIFPPGTGIIHQVNLEYLARVVMTDGDLAYFETLVGMDSHTTMINGLGVVGWGVGGVEAEAAMLGEPITIRVPRVVGVHLYGEPRPGVTATDIVLAVTEFLRKVNVVDAFVEFFGEGVRKLSVPDRATIANMAPEYGSTTGLFPVDENTLSYLRATGRPEDLVALVKRYYELQGVFGGVEGAEYSQVVEFDLSTVERNVAGPTLPWQRRSLAEAPKSFLAFLQERKKRTQRKAVEIEIDGRRVEFGDGDVAIAAITSCTNTSNPYLLAAAGLVAKKAYELGIRPPPYVKTSFAPGSRAVAELLERSGLQKYLDELGFQVVAFGCTTCIGNSGPLPEPVAKAIREHDILAAAVLSGNRNFEARVHPDIRAAYLASPPLVVAYALAGTVLKNLESEPLVHGRGGRPVYLRDLWPTPEEVNRVVEEWLDPKMYVEKYSKAGELVPEWRALEAPSGLLYKWDPGDTYIQPSPLFEGEVKVGDIKGARPLLVLGDSITTDHISPAGNITPDNPAGQYLMSLGVKPSEFNTFGARRGNWHVMVRGTFSSKGYKNKIGNLDGGLTIKFPEGKVMTVFEAAEAYKKEGTPLVVLAGKNYGAGSSRDWAAKGPKLLGVKAVIAESFERIHRSNLTMVGIVPIQLPQGVTVDSLGLDGSETIDVVGLSEGLAPGKEVTLRIHRRDGRVDEVKARLAVYTWAEVEYIKHGGILPYVLQKLLQKSK from the coding sequence ATGCATGTAGAGAAGTTCGCCTTGGGGGGAACTACGTATAGGTACTTCCCGCTTAAGGCGCTTGAGAGGGAGGGATACGACGTGGCTCGCCTCCCCTACTCCATACGCGTCCTTCTAGAAAACGTCATGCGCAACCTCGACGGGCGCGACGTCACGAGAGAGCACTTGGAGAGGCTTGCCAGGTGGAATCCCAAGGCGCCTGAGGGGGAGGTGGCTATCAAGATCTCTAGGGTGGTTATGCAGGACTACACCGGCGTCCCCGCCGTGGTTGACCTCGCCACTATGCGGGACATAGCTGTGAAGATGGGCAAAGACCCCTCTCTTGTGAATCCGCAGGTCCCGGTGGACCTCATAATTGACCACTCTGTCCAGGTGGACTTCTGGGGGTCGCGCGAGGCGCTTAGGAGAAACCTCGAGCTCGAAATAACCCGCAACAGGGAGAGGTACCGCTTCCTAAAGTGGGCCCAGCAGGCCTTTAGAAACCTCAGAATCTTCCCGCCGGGCACGGGCATAATACACCAGGTAAATCTGGAGTACCTGGCTAGGGTAGTGATGACCGACGGCGACTTGGCGTATTTCGAGACGCTGGTCGGCATGGACAGCCACACCACGATGATCAACGGCCTCGGCGTCGTGGGGTGGGGAGTGGGCGGGGTAGAGGCCGAGGCGGCGATGCTGGGGGAGCCCATCACGATTAGGGTGCCGAGGGTGGTGGGGGTCCACCTATACGGCGAGCCGAGGCCCGGCGTCACGGCAACAGACATCGTGCTGGCCGTGACGGAGTTCCTACGTAAGGTGAATGTAGTAGACGCCTTCGTTGAGTTCTTCGGCGAGGGGGTGAGGAAGCTCTCCGTCCCCGACCGCGCCACTATAGCCAACATGGCGCCGGAGTACGGCTCCACCACCGGCCTGTTCCCCGTCGACGAAAACACCCTCTCGTATCTAAGGGCAACCGGCAGGCCGGAGGACCTCGTCGCGTTGGTTAAGAGGTACTACGAGCTCCAGGGCGTCTTCGGCGGAGTGGAGGGCGCCGAGTACAGCCAGGTGGTGGAATTCGACCTATCCACGGTCGAGAGGAACGTGGCGGGCCCCACCCTCCCGTGGCAGAGGAGGAGCCTCGCCGAGGCGCCCAAGAGCTTCCTCGCATTCCTCCAGGAGAGAAAGAAGAGGACGCAGAGGAAGGCCGTGGAGATTGAGATAGACGGTAGACGTGTCGAGTTCGGAGATGGAGACGTGGCCATCGCCGCGATAACCAGCTGCACCAACACCAGCAACCCATACCTCCTAGCCGCCGCGGGCCTCGTGGCCAAGAAAGCCTACGAACTCGGCATAAGGCCGCCCCCATACGTGAAGACCAGCTTCGCGCCGGGCTCCAGAGCCGTTGCGGAGCTGTTGGAGAGAAGCGGGTTGCAGAAATACCTAGACGAGCTGGGCTTCCAAGTCGTCGCCTTTGGGTGTACCACGTGTATTGGGAACTCCGGCCCCCTGCCCGAGCCCGTGGCCAAGGCGATCAGGGAGCACGACATACTCGCCGCGGCGGTGCTGTCGGGCAATAGGAACTTCGAGGCGAGGGTGCATCCAGACATCCGCGCCGCGTATCTCGCCTCGCCCCCGCTGGTGGTGGCCTACGCCCTTGCAGGCACGGTGTTGAAAAACCTGGAGTCGGAGCCGCTTGTCCACGGCAGAGGGGGCAGGCCCGTGTATTTAAGAGATCTCTGGCCCACCCCCGAGGAGGTGAATAGAGTGGTGGAGGAGTGGCTAGACCCCAAGATGTATGTCGAAAAGTACAGCAAAGCTGGCGAGCTAGTTCCCGAGTGGCGGGCTCTGGAGGCGCCAAGCGGCCTCCTCTACAAGTGGGACCCGGGCGACACCTATATACAGCCGTCTCCCCTCTTTGAGGGCGAGGTAAAGGTCGGTGACATAAAGGGGGCAAGGCCGCTGTTGGTGCTTGGCGACAGCATTACGACGGACCACATATCGCCGGCGGGCAACATAACGCCTGACAACCCAGCGGGGCAGTACCTCATGTCCCTCGGCGTAAAGCCATCGGAGTTTAACACCTTCGGCGCCAGGAGGGGCAACTGGCATGTCATGGTACGGGGCACCTTCTCCAGCAAAGGCTACAAGAACAAGATTGGAAACCTAGACGGCGGCCTCACCATCAAGTTCCCAGAGGGGAAGGTCATGACCGTCTTCGAGGCGGCAGAGGCGTACAAAAAAGAGGGGACGCCCCTAGTCGTCCTGGCTGGGAAAAACTACGGCGCGGGGTCGAGCAGAGACTGGGCCGCCAAGGGCCCCAAGCTACTGGGCGTCAAGGCTGTGATAGCCGAGAGCTTCGAGAGAATCCACAGATCCAACCTAACCATGGTCGGCATAGTACCCATACAGCTACCCCAAGGCGTAACTGTCGACAGCCTCGGCCTAGACGGCTCAGAGACCATAGACGTGGTGGGGCTCTCCGAGGGCCTGGCGCCTGGCAAGGAGGTTACGTTGAGAATCCACCGGAGGGACGGCCGCGTAGACGAGGTAAAGGCTAGGCTGGCGGTGTACACCTGGGCAGAGGTGGAGTATATTAAGCACGGCGGCATACTGCCCTACGTCCTTCAGAAGCTGTTACAAAAGAGTAAATAG
- the tpiA gene encoding triose-phosphate isomerase: protein MKFPILIINFKAYKEAAGSRAVEIAKAAERVAKELGVNIAVAPSHFELALVAQSVEIPVYAQGADIEGAGAYTAHTALENIKEVGASGVILNHSEAPLRLNDLGRFIPRARALGLDVVTCAPDPRTSLAAAALGPSAVAVEPPELIGTGRAVSKYKPEAVVETVQLVGRHFPDVAVITGAGIESGEDVEAALRLGTRGVLLASAAVKAKDHYQKIMELAKPLVR from the coding sequence ATGAAGTTCCCCATCTTAATCATAAACTTCAAGGCATATAAAGAGGCCGCCGGGTCCAGGGCTGTGGAGATAGCGAAAGCCGCCGAGAGAGTTGCAAAGGAACTGGGGGTAAACATAGCCGTGGCTCCAAGCCACTTCGAGCTCGCCCTAGTCGCCCAGTCGGTGGAAATTCCGGTCTACGCCCAGGGCGCCGACATCGAGGGCGCCGGCGCCTACACAGCCCATACGGCGCTTGAAAACATCAAGGAGGTGGGGGCCTCAGGTGTTATTCTCAACCACAGCGAGGCCCCCCTCCGCCTAAACGACCTAGGCAGATTCATCCCCAGGGCGAGGGCCCTGGGGCTCGACGTGGTGACGTGCGCCCCCGACCCGAGGACCAGCCTCGCCGCGGCCGCCCTGGGGCCCAGCGCGGTGGCGGTGGAGCCGCCGGAGCTAATAGGCACCGGCAGGGCGGTCTCTAAATACAAGCCAGAAGCCGTCGTGGAGACTGTGCAACTGGTGGGCAGGCACTTCCCCGACGTCGCCGTCATCACAGGCGCCGGCATTGAAAGCGGGGAGGACGTGGAGGCCGCGCTGAGGCTGGGCACCAGGGGGGTGTTGCTGGCGAGCGCCGCGGTCAAGGCAAAAGACCACTACCAGAAAATAATGGAGCTGGCGAAGCCCCTGGTGAGGTAG
- a CDS encoding hydroxymethylglutaryl-CoA reductase, with translation MLPPSVLRQLYVQGSLTNTPEGATFKLRNSLAPATVIGLDIAIDGQKVPAEKIAVIAGGQKRAAQELATAGYKFNVRDEVTILLQGLVLQPGAHKIDIKAKTKEWGELAFDVTDTPR, from the coding sequence ATGCTCCCACCGTCAGTGCTGAGACAGCTATATGTCCAGGGGAGTCTCACAAACACGCCAGAGGGAGCTACCTTTAAGTTGAGGAACTCCCTGGCGCCGGCTACAGTAATTGGGCTAGACATCGCCATAGACGGCCAGAAGGTGCCCGCCGAGAAAATCGCGGTTATCGCCGGAGGCCAGAAGAGAGCCGCCCAGGAGCTGGCTACGGCTGGCTACAAGTTCAACGTCAGAGACGAGGTCACCATCCTGCTACAAGGCCTCGTCCTTCAACCCGGCGCGCACAAAATCGACATAAAGGCGAAGACCAAGGAGTGGGGCGAGCTCGCCTTCGACGTCACCGACACGCCGAGATAG
- a CDS encoding 30S ribosomal protein S6e gives MPTFKLVLSDPVSGKARQFEIKDPLAQRFVGLKIGDEIDGVVLKDFIELPKGAKIRITGGSGVEGAPMHPGIPGPVKKYILADSPPGYWPPKKGMKKKKLARGNTITDTIVQINAVVVYPKDYSGPPAIPLGAKELEKKKEKTEEAAAQ, from the coding sequence ATGCCTACGTTTAAGCTCGTGCTTTCCGACCCCGTCTCTGGAAAGGCGAGGCAGTTCGAGATCAAGGACCCACTCGCCCAGAGGTTCGTAGGTCTCAAGATAGGCGACGAGATCGACGGCGTAGTTCTCAAAGACTTCATCGAGTTGCCAAAAGGCGCAAAAATCAGGATCACCGGCGGCAGCGGCGTGGAGGGCGCCCCCATGCACCCAGGCATCCCCGGCCCCGTGAAGAAGTACATCCTGGCAGACAGCCCACCGGGGTACTGGCCCCCCAAGAAGGGCATGAAAAAGAAGAAGCTAGCCAGAGGCAACACCATCACAGACACAATAGTACAGATAAACGCCGTGGTGGTCTACCCAAAAGACTACTCCGGACCCCCCGCCATCCCCCTCGGGGCCAAGGAGCTAGAAAAGAAGAAGGAAAAAACCGAAGAAGCCGCCGCCCAGTAA
- a CDS encoding Lrp/AsnC family transcriptional regulator — protein MVEAFVFINTEIGAEDEVMDALVKMPEVKEAMIVYGPYDLVVKISTDTAESLRKLISEKIRKLPKIKSTTTLIIAKSIVK, from the coding sequence ATGGTAGAAGCATTTGTGTTCATAAATACGGAGATTGGGGCGGAGGACGAGGTGATGGATGCGTTGGTTAAGATGCCTGAGGTTAAGGAGGCGATGATTGTCTATGGGCCGTATGACCTTGTGGTCAAGATTTCGACGGATACTGCGGAGAGTTTGAGAAAGCTTATTAGTGAGAAGATTAGGAAGTTGCCGAAGATTAAGAGTACGACTACGTTGATAATTGCCAAGTCTATTGTAAAGTAG